In a single window of the Bacteroidota bacterium genome:
- a CDS encoding ABC transporter ATP-binding protein — MKSLFSLNHYFLKYSFHFFFGIVFVTISVLFAIYPAQLTRITIDYLVESKGLYQVFKESSLQPTLFNELATVFLLFFGLVVISSLVKGMFMFFMRQTIIVMSRHVEFDQKNDVFQHYQKLNLSFYKRNNTGDLMSRISEDVSQVRMYVGPAIMYSINLIVTFILVIIAMLRIDIELTLYTLLPLPVLSYGVYKVSSIINFKSSKIQGQLGKLSTVVQEAFSGIRVLKAFNREKYSAEQFEKESDAYKQLSLNLVKTDAYFQPIIALLIGLSTLLTIYIGGKQAIAGKISIGNIAEFVMYLSMLTWPVTAMGWVTSIIQRAAASQTRINEFLHIKPEIDDSQTQVVSISESIELRNVSFVYPDTGIKALNAVSFELKKGESLGIIGRTGSGKSTLANLLCRLYDPSEGSILIDKIDLTEINLNSYRQCIGYVPQEVFLFSDSIKNNIAFGLKEDLISEHKIHEAAKQAVVYDSIDAFPDKFEARLGERGITLSGGQKQRVSIARALIKSPALLIFDDCLSAVDTETEAAILYNLRQEMKNKFSVIISHRVSSVSAADKIIVLDEGKVCEQGSHTELLAAKGVYHDLYRKQLVHEN, encoded by the coding sequence TTGAAATCACTTTTTTCACTCAATCATTACTTCTTAAAATACAGTTTCCATTTCTTTTTTGGGATTGTATTTGTGACCATTTCGGTATTGTTTGCGATTTATCCTGCACAATTAACACGCATTACAATTGATTATTTGGTTGAAAGCAAGGGGCTTTATCAAGTTTTTAAAGAATCCTCCTTACAGCCTACCTTATTTAATGAACTCGCCACAGTGTTTCTCTTGTTTTTTGGATTGGTAGTAATTTCCTCGTTGGTAAAAGGAATGTTTATGTTTTTTATGCGTCAAACCATAATTGTAATGTCACGGCATGTTGAGTTTGATCAAAAAAATGATGTATTTCAACATTATCAGAAGTTAAATTTAAGCTTTTATAAACGTAACAATACCGGCGATTTAATGTCGCGCATCAGTGAAGATGTATCGCAAGTTCGCATGTATGTTGGTCCGGCTATTATGTATTCGATTAACCTAATTGTAACCTTTATTTTGGTAATCATTGCTATGTTACGTATCGATATTGAACTAACATTATATACTTTACTACCATTGCCTGTATTGTCATACGGCGTATATAAAGTAAGTTCAATAATAAATTTTAAGAGTAGTAAAATTCAAGGTCAATTAGGAAAACTCTCTACAGTAGTTCAAGAAGCTTTTTCTGGAATCCGGGTGTTAAAAGCATTTAACAGGGAAAAATATTCAGCCGAACAATTCGAAAAGGAAAGCGATGCGTACAAACAATTGTCGCTCAATTTGGTTAAAACCGATGCTTATTTTCAACCCATCATCGCACTGCTAATAGGACTTAGTACCCTGCTTACCATTTATATTGGAGGAAAACAAGCAATAGCAGGAAAAATTTCTATTGGCAATATTGCCGAATTCGTAATGTATTTAAGTATGCTAACCTGGCCGGTAACTGCTATGGGCTGGGTTACTTCAATTATTCAAAGAGCAGCAGCATCACAGACACGCATCAATGAATTTTTACATATTAAACCTGAAATTGACGATTCACAAACACAAGTTGTTTCGATAAGCGAATCAATTGAACTAAGGAATGTAAGCTTTGTTTATCCCGATACCGGAATTAAAGCACTTAATGCAGTTTCTTTCGAATTAAAGAAAGGTGAATCACTCGGCATTATTGGTCGAACAGGATCCGGAAAATCTACCTTAGCAAATTTATTGTGTCGACTTTATGATCCAAGCGAAGGAAGCATTCTCATTGACAAAATTGACTTGACAGAAATAAACCTAAATTCCTATCGTCAGTGCATAGGATACGTTCCTCAGGAAGTTTTTTTATTTTCCGACAGCATAAAAAATAATATAGCTTTTGGACTAAAAGAGGATTTAATTAGCGAACATAAAATTCATGAAGCAGCTAAGCAAGCGGTAGTTTATGATAGCATTGATGCCTTTCCTGATAAATTTGAAGCACGTTTGGGTGAGCGAGGGATAACACTTTCGGGTGGACAAAAGCAACGTGTTTCAATTGCCAGGGCCTTAATAAAATCGCCTGCTTTATTGATTTTTGATGATTGTTTATCGGCTGTTGATACAGAAACTGAAGCTGCTATATTGTATAACCTGAGACAGGAAATGAAGAATAAATTTAGTGTAATTATCAGTCACAGGGTATCCTCAGTTTCGGCTGCCGATAAAATTATTGTGTTGGATGAAGGCAAAGTTTGTGAACAGGGAAGTCATACTGAATTACTTGCTGCAAAAGGGGTGTATCATGATTTATACCGCAAACAATTGGTTCACGAAAACTAA
- a CDS encoding T9SS type A sorting domain-containing protein: protein MKKITIKGFLIAIVTLASAPFAQAQYHDDFSGANDTTGLQARGYLTYFRGAGGPGAAPHWFQGNPNFSLAFNGNDSDFVMSNYQSVGGANDIDNWLVLPALNVTAGDGISFYSKSVQSSTFPDSIRVMYAANGDSVPEDLGWVELGRFKVNTQGIWQLKTYNVTTGGTNARFAIRYAVVDGGPSGSNSDAIGIDELNVFTPAAEDGGVSGINVSSGCSLSATTSIDVTVENFGLNPISNFPVSYTINGGTPVVETFTATVNAGSTATYTFATTANFSAAGSYAISASTALTNDGNATNDTDTLTITSTTPNPLVNPILMSFEPADDITGWFIGDDQDADGIAWEVVSSLQFNNIPHTGDQAIRLGNSATADDWAYTACLDLLSTENYNLEFWYKQFAVAASPEFEAKIGMSQNVAGMTQTLVTGLALTDTAYTQHSANFSVPVSGIYYIGLHAYSTAATATSVRIDDVNITDVGPLGIAKLNKDVVSVYPNPSTGVFNVNTIAAASTDVVIYNALGEKVYSNAKLTAGAHTIDLSTFAKGVYTVKAFSNNSVEVKKITIN from the coding sequence ATGAAAAAAATTACTATTAAAGGATTTTTAATCGCAATCGTAACCTTGGCTTCAGCACCATTTGCTCAGGCTCAGTATCACGATGATTTTTCGGGAGCAAACGACACAACCGGTTTGCAAGCTCGTGGTTACCTTACCTACTTTAGAGGTGCCGGTGGTCCAGGTGCTGCTCCACACTGGTTTCAAGGAAACCCTAACTTTTCATTAGCATTTAACGGAAACGATAGCGATTTCGTAATGTCAAATTACCAGTCAGTTGGCGGTGCAAATGATATCGACAATTGGTTAGTGTTACCTGCACTGAATGTTACCGCAGGTGATGGAATATCTTTTTATTCAAAAAGTGTTCAAAGTTCAACTTTTCCTGATTCTATCCGTGTAATGTACGCTGCTAACGGTGATTCAGTACCTGAAGATTTAGGATGGGTAGAATTGGGTCGTTTTAAAGTAAATACGCAAGGTATTTGGCAATTAAAAACCTATAATGTTACTACTGGTGGAACAAATGCTCGTTTTGCAATTCGTTACGCAGTAGTTGATGGTGGACCAAGCGGAAGTAATAGTGATGCGATTGGTATTGATGAGTTAAACGTATTTACTCCAGCTGCTGAAGATGGTGGTGTTTCAGGAATCAATGTAAGTTCTGGTTGTTCATTAAGTGCAACTACTTCAATTGATGTTACTGTTGAAAATTTTGGTTTAAACCCTATTTCAAATTTCCCTGTTTCTTATACTATTAACGGTGGAACTCCAGTTGTAGAAACTTTTACCGCAACTGTTAATGCTGGAAGTACTGCAACATACACTTTTGCTACAACTGCTAATTTCTCTGCTGCCGGAAGTTATGCAATTAGTGCATCTACAGCGCTTACAAATGATGGAAATGCTACAAATGATACAGATACTTTAACTATCACTTCTACTACACCAAATCCATTAGTAAACCCAATTTTAATGAGCTTTGAGCCTGCTGACGATATTACTGGATGGTTCATTGGTGATGACCAAGATGCAGATGGTATTGCATGGGAGGTTGTTAGCTCATTGCAGTTCAACAACATACCTCATACAGGAGATCAAGCTATTCGTTTAGGTAATTCAGCTACTGCAGATGACTGGGCTTATACAGCTTGTTTAGACTTATTGTCAACTGAGAACTATAATTTAGAGTTCTGGTACAAACAATTTGCTGTGGCAGCTTCTCCTGAATTTGAAGCTAAAATTGGTATGTCGCAAAATGTTGCTGGTATGACACAAACTTTAGTTACCGGTTTAGCTTTAACTGATACTGCATATACTCAGCATAGCGCTAATTTTTCTGTTCCAGTAAGCGGAATCTATTATATTGGATTACATGCTTATTCAACAGCTGCTACTGCTACTTCAGTTCGTATAGATGACGTTAACATCACTGATGTTGGACCACTTGGAATCGCTAAATTAAACAAAGACGTTGTTTCTGTTTATCCTAACCCTTCTACAGGAGTATTCAATGTTAATACAATCGCAGCAGCTTCAACTGATGTTGTAATTTACAATGCTCTTGGCGAAAAAGTATACAGCAATGCAAAATTAACTGCAGGTGCACACACTATTGATTTATCAACTTTTGCTAAAGGTGTTTACACTGTAAAAGCATTTAGCAATAATTCAGTAGAAGTTAAAAAGATTACTATCAACTAA
- a CDS encoding T9SS type A sorting domain-containing protein, whose product MLWKWKFNYLFSINTRIYEWPYPQIISITFILNNSSTIPEPQIITSELNEINCNPDLTATSISGATYEWKDINGQVVSTVQNFTASENGTYTVTVTDAQGCVGTSAPYVLKMKPTPTIEGSDITCETNKTYTVTADLNNPTYNWTIPGTVIAIEVANSITITDWDIYENTGATISCEVTNGCGESATAYFTVNGCCSPTTGVTDINNYTLSSSASMNGTYHVNGILAVTSGTLTLDGADMTFGDEAKILVATGCTLNIVNSTHLYACDPNIRWQGIVLEDRAVLLIDGAMIENAISAVTCNGSEVEYSISTALFNNNNAGIQINGDGTSTVFDGTVTNSVFTARNISFSNVPALINTLKGTNNSTNIDSYSKLDTRCNVGIDVLNVGTTSTAPVYNLKIGEAGTFSSKGNIFDNCNYGVRTNQSNVEIVNNLFQQMEGGLAFGKKTIGIAIFGSNGINTTNQYCLKIGGSNTNEKNTILDCGIGILAVEYTHALIAKNDISKTAGIGSYSASNYTGRLGIKLVNKHRSNFDCNNNTLSNIYYGIEWSQNLSNDVEGNFNSNTIGTSSTGEDCYTAINLNGVGNFIDRSCEIEINGNTINGVLNGIKVANFKNADKINIKNNPYISLRNAQNSQYGILVTGTTNTNISDNVDIHSSGSSNKNITGIFVNNSLFSSINCNNISNIGTCVGFGGDCQNIINEGVLHRNNFSYYSTAVQILPLALLGTQGSSNNACDDEWNHTGLTSSSQDIINFSNPLDFKVRSTSLPYKPTFLLGNAIGFPLGSNSTVTCSGDPIKGSPLLPAEEKLRLTKLAINDIDYPVLAAENKWFYTQMAYEKLRVDTTLAIGDSILVAFRDSLEFGNIGKFYSVEQSIESGNWSTAETNNLAITFENHIEENLKKVNSYIIAYRADTTLGEDTTWVEDMLDNLVPIASECYTIGGPAVLSAKSMLSYFSNELFEESEDCFRALADSIVADSSNTLCGLFKSYYVPETEGATYTWTVPSGTSYIQSGNNISVNWGTIITSGGTITCLITDTLGNSSYSIYNQDALITAPTCVTVTANNTSCVTNSYLSWSAPSECAAGYYLMFGTNGGGSSDPNNITDTLDIGNVTTYSLPPYLLPNTIHYYKVIPYNNIHAPVSGCSIGSFTSGSSVAFTPTLGNPYIETFNGVTAPALPCGISVSNENFPQDNFKWETNSISSCSGNNSLTIAKNSNNTTAKNDWFYSHPLNLTAGELYRISYKSKAESSFTENLETYVAQSPDAATMLTTSTIINNSITSTNCISDSGDFIAPTSTVYYVGGHANSAAGQGTLYIDDLKVSLIKTTHLTTASCGDSLYTCDTLHCISYTGATSYKFRFENLNVSFSQDYTVTTANPKVYQFLGSNPLMLGQSYSVTVSAFVGGVWTPFGSACDVYVRPVPIRGLTGASCGGTLTDLSQLIYTNTTGICLINDYKYEFTDQSNNTVIETQRNSAVTSFLMTYITSPYVKYSTTYSVKVKLKIGSTWGEYGSACNVTTPASPLTKLANSYCDYTLPTFATPVNCVSVLGAQDYRYNIVGPNNYNRTFTRNSSLNNWYFTWTNSSPYMQANTTYDVKVASRAGGVWSDYGDVCTITTPATLSRMADTTFLQQVLQPIFDMFENSLELSVFPNPISQEHVLSIELKGITEHNQKAEIFIYNTLGERIYQSVTTTKEENRLILMPEIKLSAGVYWVEANINNKKLHKRFVVQ is encoded by the coding sequence CAGAACCTCAAATCATAACTTCTGAATTAAATGAAATTAATTGTAACCCTGATTTAACAGCGACTAGTATTTCAGGTGCAACATATGAATGGAAAGACATAAATGGACAAGTTGTTAGTACCGTGCAAAATTTTACTGCATCCGAAAACGGTACTTATACTGTTACTGTCACAGATGCACAAGGGTGCGTTGGTACTTCTGCTCCATATGTTTTAAAAATGAAGCCTACTCCAACGATTGAAGGAAGCGATATAACATGCGAAACCAATAAAACATATACTGTAACAGCAGATTTAAATAATCCCACTTACAATTGGACAATTCCAGGTACTGTTATTGCGATAGAAGTAGCTAATTCAATTACGATAACTGATTGGGATATTTATGAAAATACTGGTGCAACAATAAGTTGCGAAGTGACCAATGGTTGTGGCGAAAGTGCTACTGCATATTTTACAGTGAATGGTTGCTGTTCTCCAACAACAGGGGTTACTGACATTAATAATTATACATTGAGTAGTTCAGCTTCAATGAATGGTACTTATCATGTTAATGGGATCCTCGCAGTAACATCAGGCACATTAACTTTAGATGGAGCCGATATGACCTTTGGCGACGAAGCCAAGATATTGGTTGCTACAGGTTGCACTTTAAATATTGTAAATTCAACTCATCTATACGCATGCGACCCTAATATTAGATGGCAAGGAATTGTTCTCGAAGACCGAGCTGTATTGTTAATAGATGGAGCTATGATTGAAAATGCTATTTCAGCTGTTACATGCAATGGCAGTGAAGTTGAATATAGTATAAGTACTGCCTTATTTAACAACAACAATGCAGGTATCCAAATAAATGGTGATGGTACAAGCACAGTTTTTGATGGAACCGTGACAAACTCAGTGTTTACAGCTCGAAATATAAGCTTTAGCAACGTTCCAGCTTTAATAAATACCTTGAAAGGAACGAATAATTCAACAAATATCGACTCCTATTCAAAATTGGATACTCGATGCAATGTTGGAATTGATGTGCTAAATGTAGGGACAACTTCAACTGCACCAGTTTATAATTTAAAGATTGGTGAAGCTGGAACGTTCTCAAGCAAGGGTAACATTTTTGATAATTGTAATTATGGAGTTAGGACAAACCAAAGTAATGTTGAAATTGTAAATAATTTATTTCAACAAATGGAAGGAGGATTAGCATTTGGTAAAAAAACGATTGGCATTGCAATATTTGGATCAAATGGGATTAATACAACGAATCAATATTGCTTGAAGATAGGTGGTAGTAATACTAACGAAAAAAACACCATTTTAGACTGTGGTATTGGAATATTGGCAGTAGAATACACACATGCGCTTATTGCAAAAAATGATATCTCCAAAACTGCTGGAATTGGATCATATTCAGCATCTAACTATACAGGACGTTTGGGAATAAAACTTGTAAATAAGCATAGGAGTAATTTTGACTGTAACAATAATACACTTTCCAATATCTACTATGGTATTGAGTGGTCCCAAAATTTATCGAATGATGTGGAAGGTAATTTCAACTCGAACACTATTGGAACGAGTTCAACTGGAGAAGATTGCTATACTGCGATTAATCTTAATGGTGTTGGTAATTTCATTGATCGATCATGCGAAATCGAAATAAACGGTAATACTATAAATGGAGTATTAAATGGCATCAAAGTAGCTAACTTTAAGAATGCAGATAAGATAAATATTAAGAACAACCCATATATTTCTTTGCGAAATGCTCAAAATTCTCAATATGGTATTTTAGTTACAGGAACCACAAATACCAACATTTCAGATAATGTTGACATTCATAGTTCTGGTAGCAGCAATAAAAATATCACTGGTATTTTCGTGAATAATTCATTATTCAGTTCGATTAATTGTAATAACATTTCTAATATTGGAACCTGTGTTGGATTTGGCGGTGATTGCCAAAATATAATTAATGAAGGTGTGTTACATAGGAATAATTTTTCATATTATTCAACTGCAGTTCAAATATTGCCTTTAGCCCTATTAGGCACACAAGGAAGCAGCAATAATGCTTGTGATGACGAGTGGAATCATACAGGATTAACTTCTTCATCACAAGATATTATTAATTTTTCTAATCCACTAGATTTCAAGGTTCGCAGTACTAGTTTACCATACAAACCTACATTCTTATTAGGAAATGCAATCGGATTTCCATTAGGAAGTAATAGTACAGTTACATGTAGTGGAGATCCTATAAAAGGATCTCCATTATTACCTGCAGAAGAAAAACTAAGGCTTACAAAACTCGCAATTAATGATATTGATTATCCTGTACTAGCGGCTGAAAATAAATGGTTTTACACTCAAATGGCATACGAAAAACTTCGAGTTGACACAACTTTAGCTATTGGTGATAGTATATTAGTAGCTTTTAGAGATTCTTTGGAATTTGGCAACATAGGTAAGTTTTATTCTGTGGAACAATCTATTGAGAGTGGAAATTGGTCGACAGCTGAAACAAATAATCTGGCTATAACTTTCGAAAACCATATAGAAGAAAATTTAAAGAAGGTAAACAGTTATATTATTGCATATAGAGCAGATACCACATTAGGAGAAGACACGACTTGGGTTGAAGATATGCTAGACAATTTGGTACCAATTGCATCCGAATGTTACACAATAGGAGGACCAGCTGTACTCTCTGCGAAATCAATGCTTTCCTACTTTTCTAATGAATTGTTTGAAGAAAGTGAGGATTGTTTCAGAGCTTTAGCAGATTCAATCGTTGCTGATAGTTCAAATACACTGTGTGGCCTTTTTAAATCTTATTATGTTCCTGAAACAGAAGGAGCTACCTATACTTGGACAGTTCCTTCAGGTACTAGCTATATACAAAGCGGTAATAACATATCAGTAAATTGGGGAACAATTATAACATCCGGAGGTACAATAACCTGTTTAATCACTGATACTTTAGGAAATAGTTCTTATTCAATATATAATCAAGATGCACTAATCACTGCTCCTACCTGTGTTACAGTAACTGCAAATAACACATCTTGTGTAACGAATTCCTATTTGAGTTGGTCTGCGCCATCAGAATGTGCGGCTGGTTACTATTTGATGTTTGGCACAAACGGTGGTGGAAGCAGTGATCCGAATAATATTACTGATACATTGGATATAGGCAATGTAACAACTTATTCTTTGCCTCCGTATTTATTACCAAACACAATTCATTATTACAAAGTAATCCCCTACAACAATATTCACGCGCCTGTGAGTGGTTGTTCTATAGGTTCATTTACTTCCGGTTCGTCTGTGGCTTTTACCCCTACTTTAGGAAATCCCTACATAGAGACTTTTAATGGTGTTACAGCTCCTGCTTTACCTTGTGGTATATCAGTTAGCAATGAAAATTTTCCACAAGATAATTTTAAATGGGAGACGAATTCTATATCTTCTTGTTCAGGTAACAACAGTTTGACAATAGCTAAAAACTCTAACAATACAACTGCAAAAAATGATTGGTTTTACTCGCATCCTTTAAATTTAACTGCAGGTGAATTGTATCGAATAAGCTACAAATCGAAAGCAGAAAGCAGTTTTACTGAAAATCTTGAAACCTATGTTGCTCAGAGCCCAGATGCAGCAACGATGCTTACAACCTCAACAATAATTAATAATAGCATTACAAGCACTAATTGTATTAGCGATTCAGGCGATTTTATTGCACCAACTAGTACTGTTTATTATGTAGGGGGTCATGCAAATAGTGCCGCAGGACAAGGTACTTTATATATTGATGATTTAAAAGTTAGCTTGATAAAAACGACACATTTAACAACTGCTTCATGTGGGGATAGCCTGTACACTTGTGATACATTGCATTGCATTTCTTATACTGGTGCAACAAGTTATAAATTCAGATTCGAGAATTTAAATGTTTCTTTCTCACAGGATTATACAGTAACTACAGCCAACCCTAAAGTATATCAGTTTTTAGGTTCCAATCCTTTGATGTTGGGTCAAAGTTATTCGGTAACGGTATCTGCATTTGTTGGTGGAGTTTGGACGCCATTCGGATCTGCTTGTGATGTGTATGTTAGGCCTGTTCCGATTCGAGGACTTACTGGCGCATCTTGCGGTGGAACATTGACAGATTTGAGTCAGTTAATTTATACAAACACAACAGGTATTTGTTTGATTAATGATTATAAATATGAATTTACTGATCAATCGAATAATACTGTTATTGAAACGCAAAGAAATTCAGCGGTAACTAGTTTCTTAATGACATATATTACTTCACCTTATGTAAAATATTCAACTACTTACAGTGTTAAAGTAAAGCTAAAAATAGGAAGTACTTGGGGTGAATATGGTTCTGCTTGTAATGTAACAACTCCAGCATCTCCTCTTACAAAACTAGCAAACAGCTATTGCGATTATACCTTGCCAACTTTTGCGACTCCAGTCAATTGTGTAAGCGTTTTAGGAGCACAAGATTATCGTTATAATATTGTAGGTCCCAATAATTACAATAGAACTTTTACTAGAAATAGCAGCTTGAACAATTGGTATTTTACTTGGACTAATTCATCGCCTTACATGCAAGCAAATACTACTTATGATGTAAAGGTGGCCTCTAGAGCGGGTGGTGTTTGGAGTGACTATGGTGATGTATGCACCATTACAACACCGGCAACATTATCACGTATGGCAGATACCACGTTTTTACAACAAGTTTTGCAACCTATTTTTGATATGTTCGAAAATTCTCTAGAACTCTCTGTTTTTCCGAATCCAATTTCTCAGGAACACGTATTATCGATTGAGTTAAAAGGAATAACTGAACATAACCAGAAAGCAGAAATTTTTATTTATAATACTTTAGGTGAAAGGATTTACCAATCTGTAACAACAACGAAAGAAGAAAACCGATTGATTTTAATGCCTGAAATAAAGTTGTCTGCTGGAGTTTATTGGGTTGAAGCAAATATTAATAACAAAAAATTGCATAAAAGGTTTGTTGTACAGTAA